A single genomic interval of Agromyces cerinus harbors:
- a CDS encoding DMP19 family protein has protein sequence MWDAYVEFGEADRSSLPIEQQRLYAVLDLRQEVTSGGFDSYFRYWGGDTAEIALDALPGLVGEEWAVLLRDAMSLMGTPYPREPDDRAAMLDAGDFDDALAALDDRLYRLEAVEDIDGRLTAHSY, from the coding sequence GTGTGGGACGCGTATGTGGAATTCGGTGAAGCCGATCGATCCAGCCTTCCGATCGAGCAGCAGCGCCTGTACGCAGTCCTCGATCTGAGGCAGGAAGTGACGTCGGGCGGATTCGACTCCTACTTCCGGTACTGGGGTGGCGACACGGCTGAGATCGCGCTGGACGCGCTGCCCGGACTGGTCGGTGAAGAGTGGGCAGTGCTGTTGCGCGACGCGATGAGCCTGATGGGGACTCCGTATCCGCGCGAGCCGGACGATCGCGCTGCGATGCTCGACGCCGGAGACTTCGACGACGCTCTCGCAGCACTCGACGACCGGCTGTATCGGCTCGAGGCCGTCGAAGACATCGACGGGAGACTCACCGCTCACTCGTACTGA
- a CDS encoding DUF6999 family protein, with protein MAEFVRSDPSMWEAVYADPSVPLDRALVRLIIDDQRRLSRRWLYPIARILSRVLVALISIVKRVLPFRWMPLHTMDVLCVWFLRRFVSPDAVELLIRHFVVETNLVNFIIRNTPVDMEPVTLRPEALSGLGDQAVVEHDVNVYDVLIALDAVQLTRPERLDFTQLDIPPLDAERQRRRFVRLDIQTALCFMNIPFSMALTVEEYRRAVHSIRFDDSFLEILALVTDDDTFRHWKLAGMSLWMDSNVDVPRMVYRHALVCEYAHARLVKLAGGEYPRQTSVEFD; from the coding sequence ATGGCGGAGTTCGTCCGTTCGGACCCGAGCATGTGGGAGGCGGTGTACGCCGATCCATCCGTGCCACTCGACCGCGCGCTCGTGCGACTGATCATCGACGACCAACGACGCCTCTCGCGGCGTTGGCTCTACCCGATCGCACGTATCCTGTCGCGCGTGTTGGTCGCGCTCATCTCGATCGTGAAGCGCGTGCTGCCGTTCCGGTGGATGCCGCTCCACACGATGGACGTGCTGTGCGTCTGGTTCCTTCGACGATTCGTGTCGCCCGATGCCGTCGAGCTGCTCATCCGGCACTTCGTCGTCGAGACGAATCTCGTCAACTTCATCATCCGCAATACCCCGGTCGACATGGAACCGGTCACGTTGCGCCCCGAGGCGCTCTCGGGGCTCGGTGATCAGGCCGTCGTCGAGCACGACGTCAACGTCTACGACGTGCTCATCGCGCTCGACGCGGTACAGCTGACGCGGCCCGAGAGGCTCGACTTCACGCAGCTCGACATCCCGCCGCTCGACGCCGAACGACAGCGCCGTCGGTTCGTCCGCCTCGACATCCAGACCGCTCTGTGCTTCATGAACATCCCGTTCTCGATGGCGCTCACGGTCGAGGAATACCGACGTGCGGTGCACTCCATCCGGTTCGACGACTCGTTCCTCGAGATCCTCGCCCTCGTCACCGACGACGACACGTTCCGCCACTGGAAGCTGGCGGGCATGAGCCTCTGGATGGACTCGAACGTCGACGTGCCACGGATGGTCTATCGGCACGCGCTCGTGTGCGAGTACGCGCACGCGCGCCTCGTGAAGTTGGCCGGGGGAGAGTACCCGCGCCAGACCAGCGTCGAGTTCGACTGA
- a CDS encoding iron-containing redox enzyme family protein has product MTTDTTTASAELQPADVATLFDRLADVWVELERYLERVPVLRRLDDGTVTIDDYRRLLFNLRQQVVDGSPWISRAASNFDIDHFELRAAAIKHAEEEHRDYLMLERDYVAIGGSLTDLRAGRKNIGSEALSGYMFNYADQPNPVGLLGAMFIIEGLGAKRAAGWAGRFQEVLGLADSQVHFMQYHQEADSEHTGDLEAILTSGMIDDAAADEIVRCAQVVARLYALQLEELDH; this is encoded by the coding sequence ATGACGACCGACACGACGACCGCGTCCGCCGAGCTGCAGCCTGCGGATGTCGCAACCCTCTTCGACCGGCTCGCCGACGTGTGGGTCGAGCTCGAGCGGTACCTGGAGCGCGTGCCCGTGCTCCGCCGGCTCGACGACGGCACGGTGACGATCGACGACTACCGGCGGCTGCTCTTCAACCTCCGCCAGCAGGTCGTCGACGGCTCGCCGTGGATCTCCCGTGCCGCATCCAACTTCGACATCGACCATTTCGAGCTGCGCGCGGCGGCGATCAAGCACGCCGAAGAGGAGCACCGCGACTACCTCATGCTCGAACGCGACTACGTCGCGATCGGCGGGTCGCTCACCGATCTGCGCGCAGGGCGCAAGAACATCGGTTCCGAAGCGCTCTCGGGGTACATGTTCAATTACGCGGATCAGCCGAACCCGGTGGGTCTGCTCGGTGCGATGTTCATCATCGAAGGGCTCGGCGCGAAGCGCGCCGCGGGATGGGCCGGCAGATTCCAGGAGGTGCTCGGACTCGCCGACAGCCAGGTGCACTTCATGCAGTACCACCAGGAGGCCGACAGCGAGCACACCGGCGACCTCGAGGCGATCCTCACCTCCGGCATGATCGATGACGCCGCAGCCGACGAGATCGTGCGCTGCGCGCAGGTGGTGGCCCGCCTGTACGCGCTGCAACTCGAAGAGCTGGATCACTGA